A single genomic interval of Acidobacteriota bacterium harbors:
- a CDS encoding class I SAM-dependent methyltransferase, protein MSIAQASIVTNSSSRTPSRCPLCSAPGPFTRPPAPPPFHLYDCGACGLVFLHPLPTDTELASYYDQSYYGEGRKKFSSVLEAAIRQLTVFKWRRLRPLLTASQRMLDIGCGRGTMVRLARAEGLEAFGVERDFPHGEPYPHMHYKDLFDCGFPDGHFQLVILWHVLEHLADPARTLAEVYRILAPGGWFSLAVPNYGGAQAEASGAHWFHLDLPRHFWHFRPATLSRLVEQQGFRVTGTSTLSFEYDWFGTLQSWLNSGISDNNGLYEVLKGAQPMTAAPSLARLALATGLAAPALSSAMWNASRGRGGTLFLLLQKPAV, encoded by the coding sequence TTGTCCATCGCACAGGCATCCATCGTTACAAACAGTTCCTCTAGGACACCGTCGCGCTGTCCGCTGTGCTCCGCGCCGGGCCCGTTCACGCGGCCTCCCGCGCCGCCGCCCTTTCATCTCTATGATTGCGGCGCGTGCGGATTGGTGTTCCTGCACCCGCTGCCCACGGATACGGAGCTGGCTTCCTATTACGACCAGAGCTACTACGGCGAAGGTCGCAAGAAGTTCTCTTCCGTGCTGGAAGCGGCCATCCGTCAACTGACGGTGTTCAAGTGGCGGCGACTGCGGCCCCTTCTGACCGCAAGCCAGCGCATGCTGGACATCGGCTGCGGGCGCGGCACCATGGTGCGGCTGGCGCGCGCCGAGGGCCTGGAAGCCTTCGGCGTCGAGCGCGACTTTCCGCATGGCGAACCTTATCCGCACATGCATTACAAAGACTTGTTTGACTGTGGCTTCCCGGACGGACATTTCCAACTCGTCATCCTCTGGCACGTCCTGGAACATCTGGCCGACCCCGCACGCACGCTGGCCGAGGTCTATCGCATCCTGGCCCCCGGCGGATGGTTTTCGCTCGCCGTCCCCAACTACGGCGGAGCGCAGGCCGAGGCCTCCGGCGCGCATTGGTTTCACTTGGACCTGCCGCGCCATTTCTGGCACTTCCGCCCGGCTACGCTCAGTCGTTTGGTGGAGCAACAGGGTTTCCGCGTGACCGGGACCAGCACCCTCTCCTTTGAATACGACTGGTTCGGCACGCTGCAAAGCTGGCTCAACAGCGGCATCAGCGATAACAACGGCCTCTACGAAGTGCTGAAGGGTGCCCAACCCATGACGGCGGCCCCCTCGCTGGCGCGGCTGGCGCTGGCCACGGGGCTGGCGGCGCCGGCGCTAAGCAGCGCAATGTGGAACGCCTCGCGCGGGCGCGGCGGGACGCTCTTCCTGCTTTTGCAAAAGCCCGCGGTTTAA
- a CDS encoding TonB-dependent receptor: MNQRRKRMQNNQGTRGWMALGAACMMFIAFAAGTLLHGQGSSATILGVVQDQSSAVLPGANITITNVETGTVRSSVTGARGEYRVAALQPGAYEIKVELTGFQSEVRKGVTLSVGQEANLAFTMAVGNVAESVTITADAPLIETTNAVVSRVVDPTLMREIPLNNRSFLDLVPMVGGAIFVETADSSATKGFGKKLAISGTRYTENSFMLDGANINDAAGAAGSADGSIAGVEAVREFRVITNAYDTEYGRHTGGVISAITKSGTNQFHGSVFEFLRNDNLDASKWEDNARGGGVKPEFRRNQYGFALGGPIVQDRTFFFGNYEALKENLGQTKSFNVPSPNARAGILVAGPTTIIPAVRPFLDAYPLPNGAITGDVGNYADGRDRDTDHKYLTGKVDHRFSDTDSIAGRYSYDNTDQINPNSLVTGELWSTRSRFANVEHVHIFSPTFISKTMAAFNRTDIAIKDFAIEGAVFPRTTFSDLTDGFGSISVTGLTSWGGGSTNPKRNVQNDYQIKQDFTLSNGAHAIKFGFHFDRFQVNQRSEARGFGTWSFPSIAAFFAGNADQATFLRPGSDTIRGYRQNLNGLYFQDDIHVSNRLTVNLGIRYEFTTTPTEVNGKIANIRDLREHFLYSFTEKDVSVGGPWYLNPSLKNFAPRVGFAYDVFGTGKTSLRAGVGVFHSMILPSNLLTWGVRVPPFFTNVFLDKAPLQQTTGLTVPIDFPNTFFTQPYVQQGGGLARADGFQWNPEQPTVYKWSTDIEHEVIKDLSVQVGYTGTRGVHLQRGPLQIIATLAENRQYNGSDRRFIATYLPYPSKSWSFFRWAYTDGTSDYHAVRMNITKRFSGGLQLNTAYTFSRTTDTGSNWTGSNDFQGAIRGYRDTKLNALAAFDFRHNFSTNLVYDLPGKNLTGPAGALLGGWTLGGLMRMNTGSPLVVTSQLPSPNPIIGGAAATGVPPVNVDGPTLNLIPGGNNNPVLKNGRDPEAYFDIRQFSVPLQIDGPQHGFFQGNLGSNTLISPGVINLDVTFTKNTKLAFLGEAGNLQLRTELYNILNRPNFDDPVTSIFARPRSASLAADLADPYTRRLQPGAARIDTTRTNSRQLQFGVKVIF; encoded by the coding sequence ATGAATCAACGGAGGAAACGGATGCAAAACAATCAAGGAACGCGCGGCTGGATGGCGCTTGGCGCAGCCTGCATGATGTTCATCGCTTTCGCCGCCGGCACTCTGCTGCACGGCCAAGGCAGTTCCGCGACCATACTCGGTGTGGTGCAGGACCAAAGCTCGGCGGTGCTGCCGGGCGCCAACATTACCATTACCAATGTAGAGACAGGAACCGTGCGCAGTTCAGTAACCGGCGCGCGCGGCGAGTATCGCGTGGCTGCGTTACAGCCCGGTGCTTACGAGATCAAGGTGGAGTTGACCGGTTTCCAGTCTGAAGTACGCAAGGGCGTTACGCTCAGCGTAGGCCAGGAAGCCAACCTGGCTTTCACCATGGCCGTCGGCAATGTCGCCGAGTCGGTTACCATCACCGCCGATGCGCCGCTGATCGAGACCACCAACGCCGTGGTCAGCCGCGTGGTGGACCCCACGCTGATGCGCGAAATTCCGCTCAATAACCGCAGCTTCCTCGACCTGGTCCCCATGGTCGGCGGAGCCATCTTCGTCGAGACCGCCGACTCCAGCGCCACCAAGGGCTTCGGCAAGAAGCTGGCCATCTCCGGCACGCGCTATACCGAGAACAGCTTCATGCTCGACGGCGCCAACATCAATGATGCCGCCGGCGCGGCGGGCAGCGCCGATGGCTCGATCGCCGGCGTGGAAGCGGTCCGTGAATTTCGCGTCATCACCAATGCCTATGACACTGAGTACGGTCGCCACACCGGCGGCGTCATCAGCGCCATCACCAAGTCCGGCACCAATCAGTTTCACGGCTCGGTGTTCGAGTTTCTTCGCAATGACAATCTCGACGCCTCCAAGTGGGAGGATAACGCCCGCGGCGGCGGGGTGAAGCCTGAGTTTCGGCGCAATCAGTACGGCTTCGCTTTGGGCGGGCCGATCGTTCAGGACCGAACTTTCTTCTTCGGCAATTATGAAGCGCTGAAGGAAAACCTCGGCCAGACCAAGTCATTTAACGTTCCGAGTCCCAATGCACGGGCTGGAATCTTGGTGGCGGGTCCAACCACGATCATCCCTGCAGTAAGACCATTCCTGGATGCGTACCCGCTCCCCAACGGCGCGATAACTGGCGATGTGGGAAACTATGCCGATGGCCGGGATCGGGATACGGACCACAAATATTTGACGGGCAAAGTCGATCATCGCTTCTCCGACACGGATTCCATTGCCGGAAGATATTCCTACGACAATACCGACCAGATCAACCCGAATAGTTTGGTGACGGGCGAGTTGTGGAGCACCCGGTCGCGCTTTGCCAACGTCGAGCATGTGCATATTTTTTCCCCCACCTTCATCAGCAAGACCATGGCGGCGTTCAACCGCACCGATATCGCCATAAAAGATTTCGCGATTGAGGGCGCAGTTTTCCCCCGGACGACCTTCTCGGATCTCACCGACGGTTTTGGCAGCATCAGCGTTACCGGGCTCACGTCCTGGGGCGGCGGGTCCACCAACCCGAAGCGCAACGTGCAGAACGACTATCAGATCAAGCAGGACTTCACTCTCTCCAATGGCGCGCACGCCATCAAGTTTGGCTTCCACTTCGATCGCTTCCAGGTGAACCAGCGCTCGGAAGCCCGTGGTTTCGGCACGTGGAGCTTCCCCAGCATTGCGGCCTTCTTCGCCGGCAATGCGGATCAGGCCACGTTCCTGAGGCCCGGATCGGACACTATTCGCGGGTATCGCCAGAACCTGAACGGCCTGTACTTCCAGGATGATATCCATGTGAGCAACCGGCTGACCGTGAATCTCGGCATCCGCTATGAGTTCACCACCACACCCACCGAGGTAAACGGGAAGATCGCCAACATCCGCGACCTGCGTGAACATTTCCTGTACTCCTTCACTGAGAAGGATGTCAGCGTTGGCGGCCCTTGGTATTTGAATCCTTCGCTAAAGAACTTCGCGCCCAGAGTCGGGTTCGCCTATGACGTATTTGGCACCGGGAAGACTTCGCTCCGCGCGGGAGTCGGCGTATTTCATAGCATGATTCTGCCCTCCAACCTGCTTACCTGGGGCGTCCGTGTTCCTCCGTTCTTCACCAACGTATTTCTCGATAAAGCTCCCTTGCAGCAGACGACGGGGCTAACTGTACCCATCGACTTTCCCAACACATTTTTCACGCAGCCCTATGTTCAACAGGGCGGAGGCCTCGCGCGCGCGGATGGGTTCCAGTGGAATCCCGAACAACCCACCGTCTACAAGTGGAGCACCGATATTGAGCATGAAGTCATAAAGGATCTCTCGGTGCAAGTGGGATACACCGGCACGCGCGGCGTCCATCTGCAGCGCGGGCCGTTGCAGATCATCGCCACCCTCGCCGAAAACCGGCAATATAACGGGAGCGACCGTCGGTTTATCGCGACTTACCTGCCGTACCCGAGCAAGTCGTGGAGTTTCTTCCGCTGGGCCTATACCGACGGAACCTCCGATTACCACGCCGTTCGGATGAACATCACCAAGCGATTTAGCGGCGGGCTGCAGCTTAATACCGCCTACACCTTCTCGAGGACCACTGACACAGGAAGCAACTGGACCGGCAGCAATGACTTCCAGGGTGCGATTCGCGGTTACCGCGACACCAAACTCAATGCTTTGGCCGCCTTTGATTTCCGCCACAATTTCTCCACCAACCTCGTCTATGATCTGCCGGGAAAGAACCTTACCGGACCGGCAGGGGCTCTGCTGGGGGGCTGGACTCTTGGCGGACTTATGCGAATGAATACCGGCTCTCCATTGGTGGTCACCTCGCAGTTGCCGAGCCCGAACCCAATCATCGGCGGCGCCGCTGCTACCGGCGTCCCGCCCGTCAATGTCGACGGCCCCACGCTGAATTTGATTCCCGGCGGGAACAATAATCCTGTATTGAAGAATGGCAGAGACCCGGAAGCGTACTTTGACATCCGGCAGTTCTCCGTTCCACTTCAAATCGATGGACCGCAGCACGGATTCTTCCAGGGCAATCTGGGGAGCAATACGCTGATCTCCCCCGGCGTTATCAATCTGGACGTTACCTTTACGAAGAACACCAAGCTGGCGTTCCTCGGTGAGGCGGGGAACCTACAGCTCCGGACGGAGCTCTACAACATCCTCAACCGTCCGAACTTTGATGACCCCGTCACCTCGATCTTCGCTCGGCCGCGGAGTGCCAGTCTGGCAGCCGATCTGGCGGATCCCTATACTCGCAGGCTGCAGCCCGGCGCTGCCCGCATCGACACCACGCGCACCAACTCACGTCAGTTGCAATTCGGCGTGAAGGTGATCTTCTAA